Proteins encoded in a region of the Flavobacteriaceae bacterium HL-DH10 genome:
- the infC gene encoding translation initiation factor IF-3: MQEDKHRINSKISSPKVRLVGENVEIGVYDTRDALKIAEEQGFDLVEISPNADPPVCKVMDYKKFLYEQKKRDKAIKSKATKVIVKEIRFGPQTDDHDYEFKKKHAEKFLKEGAKLKAFVFFKGRSIIFKEQGQILLLRLAQDLEELGKVEQMPRLEGKRMTMFITPKK; encoded by the coding sequence ATACAAGAAGATAAACACAGGATTAACTCTAAAATTTCATCACCAAAAGTACGTCTAGTTGGAGAAAATGTTGAAATTGGTGTATATGATACTCGCGATGCATTAAAAATAGCAGAAGAGCAAGGATTTGATCTTGTAGAGATTTCTCCTAATGCCGATCCTCCTGTTTGTAAAGTTATGGACTATAAAAAGTTTCTTTACGAACAAAAGAAACGAGACAAGGCTATTAAGTCCAAGGCTACTAAGGTAATTGTTAAAGAAATTCGTTTTGGACCTCAAACTGATGACCATGATTACGAATTTAAAAAGAAGCATGCCGAAAAGTTTTTAAAAGAAGGTGCTAAATTAAAAGCATTTGTTTTCTTTAAAGGACGTTCTATTATTTTTAAAGAACAAGGACAAATTTTATTATTGCGTTTAGCGCAAGACCTTGAAGAATTAGGAAAAGTAGAGCAAATGCCAAGACTAGAGGGGAAACGTATGACTATGTTTATCACTCCAAAAAAATAA
- the rpmI gene encoding 50S ribosomal protein L35, translated as MPKMKTKSSAKKRFKLTGTGKIKRKHAFKSHILTKKSKKRKLALTHDGLVHKADENNIKTMMRLK; from the coding sequence ATGCCTAAAATGAAAACCAAATCTAGTGCCAAAAAACGTTTTAAGTTAACAGGTACTGGTAAGATTAAAAGAAAGCACGCTTTTAAGAGTCACATCTTAACAAAGAAATCGAAAAAGCGTAAGCTAGCTCTAACCCATGATGGCTTAGTCCACAAGGCAGATGAGAATAACATTAAAACAATGATGCGTTTAAAATAA
- the rplT gene encoding 50S ribosomal protein L20, with protein MPRSVNSVAKRARRKKVLKQAKGYFGRRKNVWTVAKNAVDKAMQYSYRDRRNKKRTFRALWITRINAGAREHGLSYSQFMGKLKANDIELNRKVLADLAMNNPEAFKAVVNKVK; from the coding sequence ATGCCAAGATCAGTAAATTCTGTAGCAAAAAGAGCCAGAAGAAAAAAGGTTCTTAAACAAGCAAAAGGTTACTTTGGACGTCGTAAAAACGTTTGGACAGTAGCAAAAAATGCGGTTGATAAAGCGATGCAATACTCGTACAGAGACCGTAGAAACAAAAAGAGAACATTCCGTGCTTTATGGATTACGCGTATTAACGCTGGAGCCAGAGAACATGGTTTATCATATTCTCAATTCATGGGGAAATTAAAAGCTAATGATATTGAATTAAACCGTAAGGTTTTAGCAGATTTAGCTATGAATAACCCAGAAGCTTTTAAAGCTGTAGTAAATAAAGTAAAATAA
- a CDS encoding secondary thiamine-phosphate synthase enzyme YjbQ: protein MKFFQKQIKLKAFPRGFHLITDTIVEAISEISQINIGQLQVFIKHTSASLTINENADYTVRSDFESHFNVMIPENADYYEHTYEGSDDMPAHIKSSLLGSSVQIPITNGKLNLGIWQGVYLCEHRNYGGSRNIVITVFGT from the coding sequence ATGAAATTTTTTCAAAAGCAAATTAAATTAAAGGCATTTCCTAGAGGGTTTCATTTAATAACAGATACTATTGTGGAAGCAATTTCCGAGATTAGTCAAATAAATATTGGTCAGCTACAAGTATTTATTAAGCATACTTCGGCAAGCTTAACGATTAACGAAAACGCCGACTATACCGTTAGAAGCGATTTTGAAAGTCATTTTAATGTTATGATTCCAGAAAATGCGGATTATTACGAACATACTTATGAAGGCTCTGATGATATGCCTGCACATATAAAATCTTCATTACTTGGTTCTTCAGTACAAATACCAATTACCAATGGAAAATTAAATTTAGGAATTTGGCAAGGTGTTTATTTATGTGAGCATAGAAATTATGGAGGTAGCCGAAATATTGTTATTACAGTTTTTGGAACATAA